The following are encoded in a window of Thermodesulfobacterium geofontis OPF15 genomic DNA:
- a CDS encoding hydantoinase B/oxoprolinase family protein: MKAIELEIFNHLLSAIAEEMGIVLRKSSFSPNIRERCDFSCAIFDEKGELVSQASHIPVHLGAMPETMKSILPLFNWNSGDIVITNDPFCGGTHLPDITLIKPIFHKNKLTFFLIVRAHHADIGGKYAGSMAVTTHIEEEGILIKPTYLIREGKFEKEFWENFITKLRNPREREGDLKAQIASLLRGEMRLNEMVKKYGLLKLKEVIEELKNYSQRAMERLIEKAPSGEYTFIDYLDDDGFENRDIPIKVKIIFKGKKALVDFSESASQVKGCVNAPKAVTYSAVYYVFLSLLNTIGEYPINHGCFKPIEIITKPATIVSATYPSAVAGGNVETSQRIVDVLLGALSKAFPELIPAASCGTMNNIAMGNEKIAYYETIGGGMGARPGKDGLSGVHTHMTNTLNTPVEALEHDYPLRIERYAIRKNSGGRGKYKGGDGLIREYFFLAPFTVTILSERRKHNPYGLFGGRKGKKGRNILLKGGKERINLPGKVNLFVKRGDKIIIETPGGGGWGKEE, encoded by the coding sequence ATGAAGGCTATCGAATTAGAAATTTTTAATCATCTACTTTCAGCAATTGCTGAAGAAATGGGAATAGTTTTAAGAAAATCATCCTTTTCGCCAAATATAAGAGAAAGATGTGATTTTTCTTGTGCCATATTTGATGAAAAAGGAGAACTCGTTTCCCAAGCCTCACATATTCCTGTTCATCTTGGTGCTATGCCAGAAACAATGAAAAGTATTTTACCTTTATTTAACTGGAACTCAGGAGATATAGTAATTACAAATGATCCCTTTTGTGGAGGTACTCATCTTCCAGATATTACTCTTATTAAACCTATATTTCACAAAAATAAATTAACCTTTTTTCTTATAGTAAGGGCTCATCATGCAGATATAGGGGGAAAATATGCAGGTTCCATGGCAGTTACTACTCATATTGAAGAAGAGGGAATTTTAATAAAACCTACTTATTTAATAAGAGAGGGAAAGTTTGAAAAAGAATTTTGGGAAAATTTTATAACTAAACTTCGTAATCCTCGCGAAAGAGAAGGGGACTTGAAAGCTCAAATTGCCTCTCTTTTAAGAGGAGAAATGCGTTTAAATGAAATGGTTAAAAAATATGGACTTTTAAAATTAAAAGAAGTTATAGAAGAGCTTAAAAATTATTCTCAAAGGGCTATGGAAAGGCTTATTGAAAAAGCTCCTTCAGGAGAATATACCTTTATAGATTATCTTGATGATGACGGTTTTGAAAATAGGGATATTCCTATAAAAGTTAAAATAATCTTTAAAGGAAAAAAAGCATTAGTAGATTTTAGTGAAAGTGCTTCTCAGGTAAAAGGATGTGTTAATGCACCAAAAGCAGTAACTTACTCAGCAGTTTATTATGTCTTTCTTTCTTTATTAAATACCATTGGAGAATACCCTATAAATCACGGATGTTTCAAGCCAATAGAAATTATTACAAAACCAGCAACTATTGTTTCAGCAACTTATCCTTCTGCTGTAGCAGGTGGAAATGTAGAGACTTCTCAAAGGATAGTAGATGTTCTTTTAGGTGCTCTTTCTAAAGCTTTTCCAGAACTAATTCCTGCTGCTTCTTGTGGAACAATGAATAATATAGCTATGGGAAATGAAAAAATTGCCTATTATGAAACTATTGGAGGAGGCATGGGAGCAAGACCGGGAAAGGATGGTTTAAGTGGAGTTCATACTCATATGACTAATACACTTAATACACCTGTTGAGGCTTTAGAACATGATTATCCTTTAAGGATAGAACGTTATGCAATAAGAAAAAATTCAGGAGGAAGAGGTAAATATAAAGGAGGAGATGGACTTATAAGAGAATATTTCTTTTTAGCTCCATTTACTGTAACCATTCTTTCTGAAAGGAGAAAACATAATCCTTACGGTCTTTTTGGAGGTAGAAAAGGCAAAAAAGGAAGGAATATACTTTTAAAAGGGGGAAAAGAAAGGATCAATCTTCCAGGAAAAGTTAACCTTTTTGTAAAAAGGGGAGATAAAATAATTATTGAAACTCCAGGAGGTGGAGGTTGGGGGAAGGAGGAATAG
- the gatA gene encoding Asp-tRNA(Asn)/Glu-tRNA(Gln) amidotransferase subunit GatA, whose product MATIDLKDLTILSALKLLKEKKISSKELVEENLKQIKKIDPLVKAYLYVDEEGALKEASKADELIQKGEEKKLLGIPISIKDNICIKGLPTTCASKILQNFISPYDATVIEKLKAEGAIFIGKTNLDEFAMGSSTENSAFFPTHNPWDLERVPGGSSGGSAAAVASRMGLGSLGSDTGGSIRQPAAFCGVVGMKPTYGLVSRFGLVAFASSLDQIGPFGLTVEDTAYLLQIIAGYDPKDSTSAPIDVPDFLKSIKENEKTSYKIGLPKEYFEGEIDAEMTKIILEIIERLKSKHHIKEINLPHTEYAVATYYIIAPSEAFSNLARYDGVKYGFRAEAKSLIEMYKKSRALGFGKEVKRRIMLGAYSLSAGYYDAFYLKASKVRTLILQDFLEAFKEVDLILAPVTPTPPFKIGEKISDPLQMYLSDIFTIPVNLAGLPGISVPVGLTSNNLPVAIQVIGPHFKDEHVLSLAYQIEKEVNMKFIPPILKN is encoded by the coding sequence ATGGCAACCATCGATCTTAAAGATTTAACTATTCTTTCTGCTTTAAAGCTTCTTAAAGAAAAAAAAATAAGTAGCAAAGAGCTTGTGGAAGAAAATTTAAAACAAATAAAGAAAATAGACCCTTTGGTAAAGGCTTATCTTTATGTAGATGAAGAAGGGGCGTTAAAGGAAGCTTCTAAAGCAGACGAACTTATTCAAAAAGGAGAAGAAAAAAAACTTCTTGGGATACCTATTTCTATAAAAGATAATATCTGCATTAAAGGGCTTCCTACTACTTGTGCATCTAAAATCTTACAAAATTTTATTTCTCCCTATGATGCAACAGTTATTGAAAAACTTAAAGCTGAAGGAGCAATATTTATAGGAAAAACAAATTTAGATGAATTTGCCATGGGTTCATCAACTGAGAATTCTGCTTTTTTCCCTACCCATAATCCTTGGGATTTAGAAAGAGTTCCTGGTGGTTCATCTGGTGGTTCAGCTGCAGCAGTTGCAAGTAGAATGGGACTTGGGTCTCTTGGATCAGATACAGGTGGATCTATAAGACAACCTGCAGCATTTTGTGGAGTTGTAGGAATGAAACCTACCTATGGATTAGTATCTCGTTTTGGATTAGTAGCTTTTGCTTCTTCCCTTGATCAAATAGGTCCTTTTGGTTTAACAGTAGAAGATACAGCTTATTTATTACAAATTATAGCAGGATATGATCCAAAAGATTCTACCTCAGCTCCTATTGATGTTCCTGATTTTTTGAAGTCTATTAAAGAAAATGAAAAAACTTCTTATAAAATAGGTCTTCCTAAGGAATATTTTGAAGGTGAGATAGATGCAGAAATGACCAAAATAATTTTAGAAATCATAGAAAGACTTAAAAGTAAACACCATATAAAAGAAATAAATCTTCCTCATACAGAATATGCAGTTGCCACTTACTACATTATTGCTCCTTCTGAAGCCTTTTCAAATTTAGCTCGTTATGATGGAGTAAAATATGGATTTAGGGCTGAAGCAAAAAGTTTAATTGAAATGTATAAAAAAAGTAGAGCTCTTGGTTTTGGTAAGGAGGTTAAAAGAAGGATAATGCTTGGTGCTTATTCTCTTTCTGCAGGTTATTATGATGCTTTTTATTTAAAAGCTTCTAAAGTTAGAACCTTAATTTTACAGGATTTCTTGGAAGCTTTTAAGGAAGTAGATTTGATTTTAGCTCCTGTAACTCCTACTCCACCTTTTAAAATAGGAGAAAAAATTTCTGATCCTTTACAGATGTATCTTTCAGATATCTTTACTATCCCTGTTAATTTAGCAGGACTACCCGGAATAAGTGTTCCGGTAGGTCTTACTTCTAATAATCTTCCTGTTGCTATACAAGTAATTGGACCCCATTTTAAGGATGAACATGTCTTAAGTCTTGCTTATCAAATAGAAAAGGAAGTTAATATGAAATTTATTCCACCAATTTTAAAAAATTAA
- a CDS encoding hydroxymethylpyrimidine/phosphomethylpyrimidine kinase gives MGEGGIVLSIAGFDPTGGAGVLLDTKIFSLFGLKGAGISTTLTLQNTSEFQGWEGVNPEYLKRSLELIFSDLPIKGIKIGMIGTSENAEIIGEFLKRERNKISWVVLDPVLKATLNYDLFSSSDFIKILKSKIFPFVDIVTPNIYEAEVLAEKSIKKKTHLSEIAERLINLGVKAVIIKGWQSSSFIWDFFFDKNKKVFLKKKKLSGNFHGTGCAFSSALLSYLMYGFDPETAFKKAKNWLYLKLKKAEKEKIGGKLWLFL, from the coding sequence TTGGGGGAAGGAGGAATAGTTTTAAGTATAGCTGGATTTGATCCTACTGGTGGGGCGGGTGTTCTTCTTGATACCAAAATTTTTAGTCTTTTTGGATTAAAAGGAGCAGGAATTTCAACTACTTTAACTTTACAAAACACCTCTGAATTTCAAGGTTGGGAAGGAGTAAATCCAGAATATTTAAAAAGATCTTTAGAACTTATTTTCTCTGATCTACCTATAAAAGGAATAAAAATAGGAATGATAGGAACTTCTGAAAATGCAGAAATAATAGGAGAATTCTTAAAAAGGGAAAGAAATAAAATATCTTGGGTAGTTTTAGATCCTGTTTTAAAAGCAACTTTAAATTATGATCTATTTTCTTCTTCTGATTTTATAAAAATTTTAAAATCTAAAATTTTTCCTTTTGTAGATATTGTTACTCCAAATATTTATGAAGCAGAAGTTTTGGCGGAAAAAAGCATAAAGAAAAAAACTCATCTTTCTGAAATAGCTGAGAGATTAATTAATTTGGGAGTAAAAGCAGTTATTATTAAAGGATGGCAAAGTTCTTCTTTTATTTGGGATTTCTTTTTTGATAAAAATAAAAAAGTTTTTTTAAAGAAAAAGAAATTATCTGGGAATTTTCACGGGACAGGGTGTGCCTTTTCTTCAGCTTTACTTTCTTATTTAATGTATGGATTTGATCCTGAAACCGCTTTTAAAAAAGCTAAAAATTGGTTATATTTAAAGCTTAAAAAAGCAGAAAAAGAGAAAATAGGGGGAAAATTATGGCTATTTCTTTAG
- the gatC gene encoding Asp-tRNA(Asn)/Glu-tRNA(Gln) amidotransferase subunit GatC: MAISLEEVYKIAHLCRLEFNEEEAKVMAEELSRILDYFKKLQTLDTEKVNPTFHTLRIKTPFREDEIKEFPYIEDILKNAPQLFERMIVVPKVVKAP; this comes from the coding sequence ATGGCTATTTCTTTAGAGGAAGTTTATAAAATTGCTCATCTTTGTAGACTTGAGTTTAATGAGGAAGAGGCAAAAGTTATGGCTGAAGAACTCTCAAGAATTTTAGATTACTTTAAAAAACTTCAAACCTTGGATACAGAAAAAGTAAATCCAACCTTTCATACTTTAAGAATAAAAACTCCTTTTAGAGAGGATGAAATTAAAGAATTTCCTTATATAGAAGATATTTTAAAAAATGCACCTCAGCTTTTTGAAAGAATGATAGTTGTTCCTAAGGTAGTGAAAGCACCATAA
- a CDS encoding hydantoinase/oxoprolinase family protein, whose amino-acid sequence MRVAIDTGGTFTDLIYLERGFLKSKKVFSTPKDPSQAILEALKQINKENLEALVHGSTVGTNAFLERKGAKTAFITTYGFEDLLFIGRQARPKLYDFFVEKPRPFIFKENCYGLKERIDAKGEIIKNLKNSEIKKVLKKLKENQIESVAVCFINSYLNPSHELKLKEELSLLGVPISISYEILPEFREFERASTTAINAYLLPVIGKYLKNLQKRLPQVKLYIQQSNGGWMTVNEAEKLAAYTILSGPAGGVNGAFILAKTFGKSKVITFDMGGTSTDVALINERIPFTKEYNLDGFPLSIPIIDIHTVGAGGGSIAYMDVEGVLKVGPESAGSDPGPACYGKSLIPTVTDANLVLGRLLPDTFLGGRFKLQKERALKAISSLSQKLGLTIEETALGIIKVANIIMSKALRRVSVERGYDPQEFTLICYGGAGGLHACALSKELKIKEIIIPKFASTFSAFGLLFSPPLKDFSQTIWINAKERKKLLKEIERLKNLAYSYMKSLGFEPDTLYYEIFLDMRYKGQGFELTIPYSEDYIDDFEREHEKQFGYKASQFPIGIVTLRIRVKGNFIEDNWKVEKGEEIYPLFQTKVFTDKGWIEVPIINWNSLKIGETFKGPALIVEDFTTLWVEENFQVKVEDNYTLRIVRV is encoded by the coding sequence ATGCGAGTTGCTATAGATACAGGAGGCACCTTTACTGATCTTATTTATTTAGAAAGGGGCTTTTTAAAATCTAAAAAAGTTTTTTCCACTCCTAAGGATCCCTCTCAAGCCATATTAGAAGCCCTTAAACAGATTAACAAAGAGAACCTTGAGGCTCTTGTTCATGGAAGCACAGTAGGAACAAATGCATTTTTAGAAAGAAAGGGAGCTAAGACAGCTTTTATTACTACTTATGGTTTTGAAGATCTTCTTTTTATTGGACGTCAGGCAAGACCAAAATTATATGATTTTTTTGTTGAAAAACCAAGACCCTTTATCTTTAAAGAAAATTGTTATGGTCTTAAGGAAAGAATTGATGCTAAGGGGGAAATTATAAAAAACCTTAAAAATTCGGAGATTAAAAAAGTTTTAAAAAAACTTAAAGAAAATCAAATAGAATCTGTTGCTGTTTGTTTTATTAATAGCTATCTTAATCCTTCTCATGAATTGAAATTGAAAGAAGAATTATCTTTACTTGGGGTTCCTATAAGTATATCCTATGAAATACTCCCAGAATTCAGAGAATTTGAAAGAGCTTCAACTACAGCTATTAATGCCTATCTTTTGCCTGTAATAGGAAAATATTTAAAAAATCTCCAAAAAAGACTTCCTCAAGTAAAACTTTATATTCAGCAATCAAACGGTGGATGGATGACAGTAAATGAAGCTGAAAAATTAGCTGCTTATACTATTCTTTCTGGTCCTGCAGGGGGTGTAAATGGTGCATTTATTCTTGCAAAAACTTTTGGCAAATCAAAAGTTATTACCTTTGATATGGGAGGAACTTCAACAGATGTAGCTTTAATTAACGAAAGAATTCCTTTTACTAAAGAATATAATTTAGATGGATTTCCTTTGAGTATCCCTATAATAGATATTCACACTGTAGGAGCAGGTGGTGGTTCTATTGCTTATATGGATGTAGAAGGGGTTTTAAAAGTTGGTCCAGAAAGTGCTGGGTCTGATCCAGGTCCAGCTTGTTATGGAAAGAGTCTAATACCTACAGTTACAGATGCTAATCTTGTCTTAGGAAGGCTTTTGCCAGATACCTTTTTAGGAGGAAGATTTAAATTACAAAAAGAAAGAGCCTTAAAAGCTATATCCTCTCTTTCTCAAAAATTGGGACTTACTATAGAAGAGACTGCTCTTGGTATAATTAAAGTAGCTAACATTATTATGAGTAAGGCTTTAAGGAGGGTTTCTGTAGAAAGGGGGTATGATCCTCAGGAATTTACATTAATTTGCTATGGAGGAGCAGGCGGACTTCATGCTTGTGCCCTTTCTAAGGAACTTAAAATAAAAGAAATTATAATACCTAAATTTGCCAGCACCTTTTCAGCCTTTGGGCTTTTATTTTCGCCACCTCTAAAAGATTTTTCTCAAACCATCTGGATTAATGCAAAAGAAAGAAAAAAACTTTTAAAAGAAATTGAAAGACTTAAAAATTTAGCTTATTCCTATATGAAATCTCTTGGTTTTGAACCTGACACGCTTTATTATGAGATTTTTCTTGATATGCGTTATAAAGGGCAGGGTTTTGAATTGACCATTCCTTATTCAGAAGATTATATAGATGACTTCGAGAGGGAGCACGAAAAACAATTTGGATACAAAGCAAGCCAGTTTCCTATAGGAATAGTAACTTTAAGAATTAGAGTTAAAGGTAATTTTATTGAAGATAATTGGAAGGTAGAAAAAGGGGAAGAAATATATCCTCTTTTTCAAACTAAAGTTTTTACAGATAAAGGATGGATTGAAGTTCCTATAATAAATTGGAATTCTTTGAAAATAGGTGAAACCTTTAAAGGTCCTGCCCTTATAGTGGAAGATTTTACTACTCTTTGGGTAGAAGAAAATTTTCAAGTAAAAGTGGAAGATAATTACACCTTAAGAATAGTTAGAGTGTAG